One genomic segment of Amycolatopsis granulosa includes these proteins:
- a CDS encoding alpha/beta hydrolase family esterase, with translation MAVGLLCAALAACTAPPVIADSVPANRITLSTRSVLGRSYLAVRAAGENSGLPLLVVLHGRGMDVRNAAARTGFLPFAQRGMADIVFPAGTGQSWNAGNGCCGLAARDHVDDPAFVAAVVADAAQAFGTDPRRVYLVGYSNGGRLAFRLACESPAPFAAFATYGAAPPRVCANRAAAGLSALVAAGTNDGILGHGAEVVEHATATWRALDSCPPASSVRHDGAAVVTTWRDCTGGAAVQSLTFAGAGHGWPAPLAGQMWDFLSARVRSRAAAPAPAPGGAPALAAR, from the coding sequence ATGGCTGTGGGTCTGCTGTGCGCCGCCCTGGCCGCGTGCACGGCTCCGCCGGTGATCGCGGATTCGGTGCCGGCCAACCGGATCACGTTGTCCACGCGGTCCGTGCTGGGCCGGTCCTATCTCGCGGTGCGAGCGGCGGGGGAGAATTCCGGACTGCCGTTGCTGGTCGTTCTGCACGGCCGTGGGATGGATGTCCGGAATGCGGCGGCCCGCACCGGTTTTCTGCCGTTCGCGCAACGCGGAATGGCCGATATCGTATTTCCGGCGGGAACCGGGCAATCGTGGAACGCGGGCAACGGCTGCTGCGGCCTGGCCGCCCGGGACCACGTCGACGACCCGGCGTTCGTCGCCGCGGTCGTGGCCGACGCCGCCCAGGCGTTCGGCACCGACCCGCGGCGGGTCTACCTGGTCGGCTACAGCAACGGTGGCCGGCTGGCGTTCCGCCTCGCGTGCGAGTCGCCGGCGCCGTTCGCCGCGTTCGCCACCTACGGCGCCGCCCCGCCGCGGGTGTGCGCCAACCGGGCCGCGGCCGGGTTGTCGGCGCTGGTCGCGGCCGGCACGAACGACGGCATCCTCGGCCACGGCGCCGAGGTGGTGGAGCACGCGACCGCGACCTGGCGGGCGCTGGACTCGTGCCCGCCCGCGTCCTCGGTGCGCCATGACGGCGCGGCGGTGGTCACGACCTGGCGCGACTGCACCGGCGGCGCTGCCGTGCAGTCGCTGACCTTCGCCGGGGCCGGCCACGGCTGGCCCGCCCCGCTGGCCGGGCAGATGTGGGACTTCCTGTCCGCGCGGGTCAGGAGCAGGGCTGCAGCGCCGGCACCGGCGCCGGGCGGCGCACCAGCTCTGGCAGCACGGTGA
- a CDS encoding homogentisate 1,2-dioxygenase: protein MAYYRQVGAVPPKRHTQHRTPEGGLYYEELMGEEGFSSDSSLLYHRNIPSALVDSSVWQLPDLTTEANHPLKPRHLKLHELFPGEEWKSRDVVTGRRLVLGNGDVRISYVAAGEASPLYRNSIGDECVYIESGEGVVETVFGVLPFRQGDYVILPRATTHRWVPDGLVRAYAIEANSHITPPKRYLSKYGQLLEHAPYCERDLHGPTEPLLADGTDVEVLVKHRGGTGNGGIAGTRFVYPQHPFDVVGWDGCLYPYTFNVADFEPITGRVHQPPPVHQVFEGANFVICNFVPRKVDYHPLSIPVPYYHSNVDSDEVMFYCGGDYEARKGSGIGQGSISLHPGGHSHGPQPGAYERSIGVEFFDELAVMVDTFRPLELGEGGRAAEDPGYAWTWAGRGPQ, encoded by the coding sequence ATGGCGTACTACCGGCAGGTCGGTGCGGTTCCCCCCAAGCGGCACACCCAGCACCGCACGCCCGAGGGCGGCCTGTACTACGAGGAGCTGATGGGGGAGGAGGGCTTCTCCAGCGACTCCTCGCTGCTCTACCACCGCAACATCCCGTCCGCGCTCGTCGACTCGTCGGTCTGGCAGCTGCCGGACCTGACGACCGAGGCCAACCACCCGCTCAAGCCGCGGCACCTCAAGCTGCACGAGCTGTTCCCCGGCGAGGAGTGGAAGTCCCGTGACGTCGTCACCGGGCGCCGGCTCGTTCTGGGCAACGGTGACGTGCGCATCTCCTACGTCGCGGCGGGCGAGGCGTCGCCGCTGTACCGCAACTCGATCGGTGACGAGTGCGTCTACATCGAATCCGGCGAAGGCGTGGTCGAGACGGTCTTCGGCGTGCTGCCCTTCCGCCAGGGCGACTACGTGATCCTGCCCCGCGCCACCACCCACCGGTGGGTGCCCGACGGCCTGGTCCGCGCCTACGCCATCGAGGCGAACTCCCACATCACGCCGCCCAAGCGGTACCTGTCCAAGTACGGCCAGCTGCTGGAGCACGCGCCCTACTGCGAGCGCGACCTGCACGGGCCCACCGAGCCGCTGCTGGCCGACGGCACCGACGTCGAGGTGCTGGTCAAACATAGAGGCGGAACCGGGAACGGTGGTATCGCAGGCACCCGGTTCGTCTACCCGCAGCACCCGTTCGACGTGGTCGGCTGGGACGGCTGCCTGTACCCGTACACCTTCAACGTCGCCGACTTCGAACCGATCACCGGCCGCGTGCACCAGCCACCGCCGGTGCACCAGGTGTTCGAGGGCGCCAACTTCGTCATCTGCAACTTCGTCCCGCGCAAGGTGGACTACCACCCGCTGTCCATCCCCGTGCCGTACTACCACTCCAATGTGGACTCCGACGAGGTGATGTTCTACTGCGGCGGCGACTACGAGGCGCGCAAGGGCTCGGGCATCGGGCAGGGCTCGATCTCGCTGCACCCGGGCGGGCACTCGCACGGCCCGCAGCCCGGCGCCTACGAGCGCAGCATCGGCGTGGAGTTCTTCGACGAGCTGGCCGTCATGGTCGACACGTTCCGCCCGCTGGAGCTGGGTGAGGGCGGCCGCGCGGCCGAGGACCCGGGCTACGCCTGGACCTGGGCCGGCCGGGGGCCGCAGTGA
- a CDS encoding MarR family winged helix-turn-helix transcriptional regulator → MADGELDFWSFVELANRRLADEFGFRHQLATEVLLTLNRASNIVTYDLEASVHRPRGHSWSAFRLLFVTWLAGPLEAKKAAELTGMSRAAVSNLAKTLVADGLLERTPGEHDGRSVLLSLSGRGRSEMTEVFREHNEREHEWTSVLTEAEQRILVMLLDKLITNRDQFDVRGRN, encoded by the coding sequence ATGGCTGATGGCGAGCTCGACTTCTGGTCCTTCGTCGAGCTCGCCAACCGCCGGCTCGCCGACGAGTTCGGCTTCCGGCACCAGCTCGCCACCGAGGTGCTGCTGACGCTCAACCGCGCCTCCAACATCGTCACCTACGACCTGGAGGCGAGCGTCCACCGGCCGCGCGGCCACTCCTGGTCGGCGTTCCGGCTGCTGTTCGTCACGTGGCTGGCCGGCCCGCTGGAGGCCAAGAAGGCCGCCGAGCTGACCGGGATGAGCCGCGCGGCGGTGTCCAACCTGGCGAAGACCCTGGTCGCGGACGGCCTGCTGGAGCGCACCCCCGGCGAGCACGACGGCCGCTCGGTGCTGCTGTCGCTGTCCGGGCGGGGCCGCTCGGAGATGACCGAGGTCTTCCGCGAGCACAACGAGCGCGAGCACGAGTGGACCAGCGTGCTCACCGAGGCCGAGCAGCGGATCCTGGTGATGCTGCTGGACAAGCTGATCACCAACCGCGACCAGTTCGACGTGCGGGGCCGCAACTGA
- the fahA gene encoding fumarylacetoacetase: MTRIDIPEGSLFGLGNLPYGVFTTPGTAPRVGVRVGDSVIDLAVALGDDVFARPSLNAFMAQGYDRWVEVRSRIGDLVRGDVPDAAVFGVGEVELHLPFEVADYVDFYASEHHAANLGRLFRPGAEPLMPNWKHLPVGYHGRAGTVVVSGTGIVRPCGQRKAPDEDAPTFGESRRLDIEAELGFVVGTGTPLGSPLSTADFPRHVFGVVLVNDWSARDIQAWEYVPLGPHLGKSFATSISPWVVPLLALEAARVPTPPQEPQVLPYLRESEPWSLDVELAVSWNGQEVSRPPYREMYWSPAQMLAHMTVNGASARTGDLYASGTISGEARDQRGAFIELTWGGQEPVTVNGEPRTFLLDGDEVTITASAPGAAGRIGFGEVRGRILPATEAKR; this comes from the coding sequence GTGACCAGGATCGACATCCCGGAGGGCTCGCTGTTCGGGCTCGGCAACCTGCCCTACGGCGTGTTCACCACGCCCGGCACCGCCCCGCGCGTCGGGGTGCGCGTCGGCGACTCGGTGATCGACCTGGCGGTGGCGCTGGGCGACGACGTGTTCGCGCGGCCGTCGCTGAACGCGTTCATGGCCCAGGGCTACGACCGCTGGGTCGAGGTGCGGTCCCGCATCGGCGATTTGGTGCGCGGCGACGTGCCGGACGCGGCGGTCTTCGGAGTGGGTGAGGTGGAGCTGCACCTGCCGTTCGAGGTGGCCGACTACGTCGACTTCTACGCCTCCGAGCACCACGCGGCCAACCTCGGGCGGCTGTTCCGGCCCGGCGCCGAGCCGCTGATGCCGAACTGGAAGCACCTGCCGGTCGGCTACCACGGGCGCGCCGGCACCGTCGTCGTGTCCGGCACCGGCATCGTGCGGCCCTGCGGGCAGCGCAAGGCCCCGGACGAGGACGCGCCCACGTTCGGCGAGTCGCGGCGGCTGGACATCGAGGCGGAGCTGGGTTTCGTCGTCGGCACCGGGACACCGCTGGGGTCGCCGCTGTCCACAGCGGACTTCCCGCGGCACGTGTTCGGCGTGGTGCTGGTGAACGACTGGTCGGCCCGCGACATCCAGGCGTGGGAGTACGTGCCGCTGGGCCCGCACCTGGGCAAGAGCTTCGCGACGTCGATCTCACCGTGGGTCGTGCCGCTGCTCGCGCTGGAGGCCGCCCGCGTGCCGACGCCGCCGCAGGAGCCGCAGGTCCTGCCGTACCTGCGGGAGAGCGAGCCGTGGAGCCTGGACGTCGAGCTCGCGGTTTCGTGGAACGGGCAGGAGGTCAGCCGCCCGCCCTACCGGGAGATGTACTGGTCGCCGGCGCAGATGCTGGCGCACATGACCGTCAACGGGGCGTCCGCGCGCACCGGTGACCTGTACGCGTCCGGCACGATCTCCGGCGAGGCGAGGGACCAGCGCGGCGCGTTCATCGAGCTGACCTGGGGCGGCCAGGAGCCGGTCACGGTCAACGGCGAGCCGCGCACGTTCCTCCTCGACGGCGACGAGGTGACCATCACGGCCAGCGCCCCCGGCGCCGCGGGCCGCATCGGCTTCGGCGAGGTGCGGGGGAGGATCCTGCCGGCCACCGAAGCCAAGCGCTGA
- a CDS encoding MFS transporter, whose protein sequence is MSETTAAGDVGSRTIRKVSRRVLPLVALLYVFNYMDRSNISYAQLGMQHELAITTAVFGTASAIFFLAYVVFEVPSNMIMKKVGARIWLARIAISWGIVTVVTGFVQNIPQLYLARIVLGIAEAGLYPGLLLYLTLWFRPKERGRAIATLAIAQPIAMILGSLTGGLILDHVHWFGMSSWRWVFLLQGLPAVLVGVIVLAWLPNKPSQASFLTAEEKDWLETEINSDYAPERKETFLGQLRVVKDRKVLYLALANLFAACGLYGFTFFLPQIVKQMDRSYSATNIGFLGVIPWIVGAIGMLLVARNSDRTGERRGHVVAMMLLAAIGLFGTIQFRHTPVAALICLSLVAIGVLGYLAPYWALAARLLSKEHTAVGLAAINSIAALGGFFGPYVIGKNATADDVSVGLYFPIACLVLCAVMLSVLKVTKERRGVAATHEVV, encoded by the coding sequence ATGAGCGAAACCACCGCTGCCGGCGATGTCGGCAGCCGCACGATCCGCAAGGTCAGCCGCAGAGTCCTGCCGCTGGTCGCGCTGCTGTACGTGTTCAACTACATGGACCGGTCGAACATCAGCTACGCCCAGCTCGGCATGCAGCACGAACTGGCGATCACCACGGCAGTGTTCGGCACCGCGTCGGCGATCTTCTTCCTCGCCTACGTGGTGTTCGAGGTCCCCAGCAACATGATCATGAAGAAGGTGGGCGCGCGGATCTGGCTCGCCCGGATCGCGATCAGCTGGGGCATCGTCACCGTGGTCACCGGGTTCGTGCAGAACATCCCGCAGCTCTACCTCGCCCGGATCGTGCTCGGCATCGCCGAGGCCGGCCTCTACCCGGGCCTGCTGCTGTACCTGACGCTGTGGTTCCGCCCGAAGGAGCGCGGCCGGGCCATCGCGACGCTGGCGATCGCCCAGCCGATCGCGATGATCCTCGGCAGTCTCACCGGCGGCCTGATCCTCGACCACGTCCACTGGTTCGGCATGTCGTCCTGGCGCTGGGTGTTCCTCCTGCAGGGCCTGCCCGCGGTGCTGGTCGGCGTGATCGTGCTGGCCTGGCTGCCGAACAAGCCCAGCCAGGCGAGCTTCCTCACCGCCGAGGAGAAGGACTGGCTGGAGACGGAGATCAACTCCGACTACGCACCCGAGCGGAAGGAGACCTTCCTGGGCCAGCTGCGGGTCGTCAAGGACCGCAAGGTGCTCTACCTGGCGCTGGCGAACCTGTTCGCCGCGTGCGGGCTGTACGGGTTCACCTTCTTCCTGCCGCAGATCGTGAAGCAGATGGACCGGTCCTACTCGGCGACCAACATCGGCTTCCTCGGCGTGATCCCGTGGATCGTCGGCGCGATCGGCATGCTGCTGGTGGCCCGCAACTCCGACCGCACCGGCGAGCGGCGCGGGCACGTGGTGGCGATGATGCTGCTGGCCGCGATCGGCCTGTTCGGCACGATCCAGTTCCGGCACACCCCGGTGGCCGCGCTGATCTGCCTGTCGCTGGTCGCCATCGGCGTGCTCGGCTACCTCGCGCCGTACTGGGCACTGGCCGCGCGCCTGCTGTCGAAGGAGCACACCGCGGTGGGGCTGGCCGCGATCAACTCGATCGCCGCGCTCGGCGGGTTCTTCGGGCCGTACGTGATCGGCAAGAACGCCACCGCCGACGACGTCTCGGTGGGCCTGTACTTCCCGATCGCCTGCCTGGTCCTGTGCGCGGTGATGCTGTCCGTGCTCAAGGTGACGAAGGAACGGCGTGGCGTGGCGGCCACGCACGAGGTAGTTTAG
- a CDS encoding phosphosulfolactate synthase — protein MNTGVTMVIDPGLPTGAFTDLVASHGDHIDLLKFGWGTALVTKDLHRKVAVLREAGIGCYFGGTLFEHYLVRDQLDDYLLFVETAGATHIEVSNGTIPLSQHDKASYVERMARYRPVLAEVGYKDAGRSACLGPGDWVAAIAEDLAAGADLVITETRESGRSGLARPDGHVREDVLHAVISSVDPRRLLFEAPTKDLQVELIQALGPSVNLGNIATTDVLGVETLRRGLRADTLIQLTPAPVA, from the coding sequence ATGAACACCGGCGTCACCATGGTGATCGACCCCGGCCTGCCGACCGGCGCGTTCACCGACCTCGTGGCCAGCCACGGCGACCACATCGACCTGCTCAAGTTCGGCTGGGGCACCGCACTGGTGACCAAGGACCTGCACCGCAAGGTCGCGGTGCTGCGCGAGGCCGGCATCGGCTGCTACTTCGGCGGCACCCTGTTCGAGCACTACCTGGTGCGCGATCAGCTCGACGACTACCTGCTGTTCGTCGAAACGGCGGGTGCCACCCACATCGAGGTCTCCAACGGCACGATCCCGCTGTCGCAGCACGACAAGGCATCCTATGTGGAGCGAATGGCGCGGTACCGGCCGGTGCTGGCCGAGGTCGGCTACAAGGACGCGGGGCGTTCGGCGTGCCTGGGTCCCGGTGACTGGGTGGCCGCGATCGCCGAGGACCTCGCCGCGGGGGCGGACCTGGTCATCACCGAAACGCGGGAGAGCGGCCGCAGCGGCCTGGCCCGGCCGGACGGGCACGTGCGCGAGGACGTGCTGCACGCGGTCATCTCGTCCGTCGACCCCCGGCGGCTGCTGTTCGAAGCACCGACCAAGGACCTGCAGGTCGAGCTGATCCAGGCGCTCGGGCCGTCGGTGAACCTCGGCAACATCGCCACCACGGACGTGCTCGGCGTGGAAACGCTCCGGCGCGGCCTGCGGGCCGACACCCTCATCCAGCTCACCCCGGCCCCCGTGGCCTGA
- a CDS encoding acyltransferase family protein: MSPRAEHLDYVDLVRVLTVGLVIGMHVLVLSPFAHGVAIGALIVVFHVSREVFFLLTAFVLTHSTVRRPRWPRFWRRRYLLVAVPYLLWTVVYFFADGGPYSLTAFRTELLTGTARYHLYFLLVSMQIYLVWPLVRALIAATRRHHAALLAFAVAFQLVFALAVQQQWDLGALSGWVHAPDAWLPSYLGYVLAGALAGAHRDRLVAWTRAHTARVLGGCAAAVALGVTVYWGQVSLAGQSPPQAAIVFQPVVVVESFAVAWAFLAIGLLWTARGTPGRHLVGLTSDASFGVYLLHPLVLQYLLAAVALAGPGADPAPDAVVLPVLVLGVVPLVYLVSVLVTALARRTPVSLALTGRPRRNRAAVARPALVPTGGTP; encoded by the coding sequence GTGAGCCCGCGCGCCGAGCACCTCGACTACGTCGACCTGGTGCGCGTCCTGACGGTCGGGCTGGTGATCGGGATGCACGTGCTGGTGCTGTCCCCGTTCGCGCACGGCGTGGCGATCGGTGCGCTGATCGTCGTCTTCCACGTCAGCCGCGAGGTGTTCTTCCTGCTGACCGCGTTCGTGCTGACCCACAGCACCGTGCGGCGGCCGCGCTGGCCGCGGTTCTGGCGGCGCCGCTACCTGTTGGTGGCCGTGCCGTATCTGCTGTGGACGGTCGTCTACTTCTTCGCCGACGGCGGCCCGTACTCGCTGACCGCGTTCCGCACCGAGCTGCTCACCGGCACCGCGCGGTACCACCTGTACTTCCTGCTGGTGTCGATGCAGATCTACCTGGTGTGGCCGCTGGTCCGGGCCCTGATCGCCGCGACCCGCCGCCACCACGCCGCGCTGCTGGCGTTCGCGGTGGCGTTCCAGCTGGTGTTCGCGCTCGCCGTGCAGCAGCAGTGGGATCTCGGCGCGCTGTCCGGGTGGGTGCACGCACCGGACGCGTGGCTGCCCAGCTACCTCGGCTACGTCCTGGCGGGCGCACTGGCCGGGGCGCACCGCGACCGGCTCGTCGCGTGGACCAGGGCGCACACGGCGCGAGTGCTCGGCGGATGCGCGGCCGCGGTGGCGCTCGGGGTGACCGTCTACTGGGGACAGGTGTCCCTCGCCGGCCAGTCGCCACCGCAGGCCGCCATCGTGTTCCAGCCCGTGGTCGTGGTGGAGAGTTTCGCCGTGGCGTGGGCGTTCCTCGCAATTGGTCTGTTGTGGACCGCGCGGGGAACCCCGGGGCGCCACCTGGTCGGACTGACCTCCGACGCGTCGTTCGGGGTCTACCTGCTCCACCCGCTGGTGTTGCAGTACCTGCTCGCGGCGGTTGCACTGGCCGGTCCCGGCGCGGACCCGGCGCCCGATGCCGTGGTGCTGCCGGTGCTGGTGCTCGGCGTCGTCCCGCTCGTCTACCTCGTGTCCGTCCTGGTCACCGCACTGGCGCGCCGCACCCCGGTCAGTCTCGCCCTCACCGGGCGGCCCCGCCGCAACCGTGCCGCCGTGGCCCGGCCCGCCCTCGTCCCCACCGGAGGAACCCCATGA
- a CDS encoding TetR/AcrR family transcriptional regulator encodes MARTKEFDPDAALQAALELFWRQGYEATSMQDLVEHLGVNRASLYATYGSKHDLYLHALDRYCELRGIQTMTVLNRRGPALAAVRDFIRGYLTEVLEDADHKGCLVTNTATELLPRDATAARRVEIAFGELEAALAGALTRAQHEGDLAPDKDPRALARFLVTFVQGLRVVGKTDDVRRAGEAVDQALSLLA; translated from the coding sequence ATGGCGAGGACCAAGGAGTTCGACCCCGACGCCGCGTTGCAGGCCGCGCTGGAGCTGTTCTGGCGGCAGGGCTACGAGGCCACCTCGATGCAGGACCTGGTCGAGCACCTCGGCGTGAACCGCGCCAGCCTGTACGCCACCTATGGCAGCAAGCACGACCTCTACCTGCACGCCCTGGACCGCTACTGCGAGCTACGCGGGATCCAGACGATGACGGTGCTGAACCGGCGCGGCCCGGCGCTGGCCGCGGTCCGCGACTTCATCCGCGGCTACCTGACCGAGGTGCTCGAGGACGCCGACCACAAGGGATGCCTGGTCACCAACACGGCAACCGAGCTCCTGCCGCGCGACGCCACAGCGGCGCGGCGCGTGGAGATCGCGTTCGGCGAGCTGGAGGCCGCGCTGGCCGGCGCCCTGACCCGGGCGCAGCACGAGGGTGATCTCGCGCCGGACAAGGATCCGCGGGCACTGGCCCGCTTCCTGGTCACGTTCGTGCAGGGCCTGCGGGTCGTGGGCAAGACCGACGACGTGCGCCGGGCCGGCGAGGCCGTCGACCAGGCGTTGTCGCTGCTGGCCTGA
- a CDS encoding class I adenylate-forming enzyme family protein gives MGRISGLLAVRAAARPDEVAFLDGTDGRELSWRAVASAAQRWRSLAHDLPPRTRMGLVAADPLAFTSAYLGCLAAGLTAVPVDPRLPAAELDATLDRLRTAVVATDRPDLVPRRPAWVLGRGGPRPVRATRPRPAGTAVRPAVLLTSSGTTGAPKGIPLSEWQLLHTARRVARHHRLGPGERGYTPLPLFHVNAQVMGLLATVVGGGSLVVDQRFSAGEYWDRVTRWAPTWLNTVPAILASLARRPAPPAAVADRIRFARSASAPLSPGIARRFTARTGIGVLETYGMSEAAGQITANPLDPALRRAGSVGLPVGVGLVVAAPDGTALPPGERGEVRLRGRQVVSRYLDLDGPGERIRPARGADGWLSTGDVGVRDADGYLTLDGRVDDVINRGGEQIYPREIEDVLLAHPAVGTAAVVGAPDERLGQVPVAFVTAASAAGLERALQDWCGHRLPRHKRPAVIEVTAALPLGPTGKVLRRELRVEAGGR, from the coding sequence ATGGGCCGAATTTCCGGGTTGCTGGCGGTCCGCGCCGCGGCCCGCCCGGACGAGGTGGCGTTCCTCGACGGCACGGACGGACGGGAGCTGAGCTGGCGCGCGGTCGCGTCCGCCGCACAGCGCTGGCGGAGCCTCGCCCACGACCTCCCGCCGCGCACCCGGATGGGGCTGGTCGCGGCCGATCCGCTGGCCTTCACCAGCGCCTACCTCGGCTGTCTCGCCGCCGGCCTGACCGCGGTGCCCGTCGATCCGCGGCTTCCCGCGGCCGAACTGGACGCCACCCTCGACCGGTTGCGCACCGCGGTCGTCGCCACCGACCGTCCCGATCTCGTGCCCCGCCGGCCGGCCTGGGTCCTCGGCCGGGGCGGACCACGGCCGGTGCGCGCCACGCGGCCGCGGCCCGCGGGTACCGCGGTGCGGCCCGCGGTGCTGTTGACCAGCTCGGGCACCACCGGCGCCCCGAAGGGGATCCCGCTCAGCGAGTGGCAGCTGCTGCACACCGCGCGCCGTGTCGCCCGGCACCACCGGCTGGGCCCCGGTGAGCGCGGCTACACGCCACTGCCCCTGTTCCACGTGAACGCACAGGTGATGGGCCTGCTCGCGACCGTCGTCGGCGGTGGTTCGCTGGTGGTGGACCAGCGGTTCAGCGCCGGCGAGTACTGGGATCGCGTGACGCGCTGGGCGCCGACCTGGCTCAACACCGTCCCGGCGATCCTCGCCTCGCTCGCCCGGCGGCCCGCGCCACCGGCTGCCGTGGCCGACCGGATCCGGTTCGCCCGCTCGGCGTCGGCACCGTTGTCGCCGGGCATCGCCCGGCGCTTCACCGCGCGCACCGGCATCGGCGTCCTGGAGACCTACGGCATGTCCGAGGCCGCCGGGCAGATCACCGCCAACCCGCTCGATCCCGCGCTCCGTCGCGCGGGTTCGGTGGGCCTGCCGGTCGGCGTCGGGCTCGTCGTCGCCGCGCCGGACGGCACCGCGCTCCCGCCGGGCGAGCGGGGCGAGGTCCGGCTGCGCGGCCGGCAGGTGGTGAGCCGGTACCTCGACCTCGACGGCCCCGGCGAACGGATCCGGCCGGCCCGCGGGGCCGACGGCTGGCTTTCCACCGGTGACGTGGGCGTCCGCGACGCCGACGGGTACCTCACACTCGACGGGCGCGTGGACGACGTCATCAACCGCGGCGGCGAGCAGATCTACCCGCGGGAGATCGAGGACGTCCTGCTCGCGCATCCGGCGGTCGGCACGGCCGCCGTCGTGGGCGCGCCCGACGAGCGGCTCGGCCAGGTGCCGGTCGCGTTCGTCACCGCGGCGTCGGCAGCCGGCCTGGAACGCGCCCTGCAGGACTGGTGCGGGCACCGGCTGCCCCGGCACAAACGACCGGCCGTGATCGAGGTGACCGCTGCCCTGCCACTCGGGCCGACCGGGAAGGTGCTGCGCCGTGAGCTGCGCGTCGAAGCGGGCGGGCGGTGA
- a CDS encoding MFS transporter: MPRAIYVLSLGVFAMVTSEFVVAGLMPQLADGLGVTVPEIGYLITAFAVAMAAGGPVLTVALLRLNPKSALMLLFVIFLAGNVLAATATGYGTMMAARIITGVASQAFFGIGVSLSSQLVRPEVRGRAIAVVLNGLMLGTLLGLPLATVVGEHFGWRAAFWAIGALTVVAALATLTGVPAIAPSAEGGSFRAELGAFRAPRLWLALSTSTFIIGATFSAFSYFTPILTEVTGFDGGTVPPLLVAYGAATVAGNFVVGRLADRHTMPVLAVGLALNLVFLVAFALFADLPGPAVVAMLGIGLAGVTLNPAMVTRVQRAGNARPLVNTVHSSFITLGVILGSSLGGLAISMSGLRAPLWLGAGLAVLGLLTVLPELVRRPAPVPALQPCS; the protein is encoded by the coding sequence ATGCCGCGCGCTATCTACGTGCTGAGCCTCGGCGTGTTCGCGATGGTCACCAGCGAATTCGTCGTCGCCGGGCTGATGCCCCAGCTCGCGGACGGGCTGGGGGTGACGGTTCCGGAGATCGGCTACCTCATCACCGCGTTCGCCGTCGCGATGGCCGCCGGCGGCCCGGTCCTCACCGTTGCGCTGCTGCGGCTGAACCCGAAGTCCGCGCTGATGCTGCTGTTCGTGATCTTCCTGGCCGGCAACGTGCTCGCCGCGACGGCGACGGGCTACGGCACGATGATGGCCGCCCGCATCATCACCGGTGTCGCGTCGCAGGCGTTCTTCGGCATCGGCGTGTCCCTGAGCTCACAGCTGGTCCGGCCGGAGGTCCGCGGCCGGGCGATCGCGGTGGTGCTGAACGGCCTGATGCTCGGCACGCTGCTCGGCCTGCCGCTCGCCACCGTCGTCGGCGAGCACTTCGGCTGGCGGGCCGCGTTCTGGGCGATCGGCGCGCTGACGGTGGTCGCCGCGCTGGCCACCCTGACCGGAGTGCCCGCGATCGCCCCGTCCGCCGAGGGTGGCTCGTTCCGCGCCGAGCTCGGCGCGTTCCGCGCGCCGCGGTTGTGGCTGGCGCTGTCGACCAGCACGTTCATCATCGGTGCCACGTTCTCGGCGTTCAGCTACTTCACCCCGATCCTCACCGAGGTAACCGGGTTCGACGGCGGCACCGTGCCGCCGCTGCTCGTCGCCTACGGCGCGGCCACGGTGGCGGGCAACTTCGTCGTGGGACGCCTCGCCGACCGGCACACGATGCCCGTGCTGGCCGTCGGGCTGGCCCTGAACCTCGTCTTCCTCGTCGCATTCGCGCTGTTCGCGGACCTGCCCGGGCCGGCGGTGGTGGCGATGCTCGGCATCGGGCTGGCCGGGGTCACGCTGAACCCGGCGATGGTGACCCGCGTGCAGCGCGCCGGGAACGCCCGTCCGCTGGTCAACACCGTGCACTCGTCGTTCATCACGCTCGGCGTGATCCTCGGGTCGTCGCTCGGCGGGCTGGCCATCTCGATGTCCGGCCTGCGCGCGCCGCTGTGGCTGGGTGCCGGGCTGGCGGTGCTCGGCCTGCTCACCGTGCTGCCAGAGCTGGTGCGCCGCCCGGCGCCGGTGCCGGCGCTGCAGCCCTGCTCCTGA
- a CDS encoding VOC family protein codes for MRDPRDACHVAVPARDLDEAVEFYTFGLGAKLARRYDDRVTFDFFGDQLVCHLCDDVPAEAVAYPRHFGVSFARAEDFDRLVRLVEHRKLPVLSEPSLRFEGTAEQHRTIFLVDPSNNVLEFKNYDDPRLQY; via the coding sequence ATGCGTGATCCGCGAGACGCCTGCCACGTCGCCGTCCCCGCACGCGACCTCGACGAGGCCGTCGAGTTCTACACCTTCGGCCTCGGCGCGAAGCTGGCCCGCCGCTACGACGACCGCGTCACCTTCGACTTCTTCGGCGACCAGCTGGTGTGCCACCTCTGCGACGACGTGCCGGCGGAGGCGGTGGCCTATCCTCGGCACTTCGGGGTGAGCTTCGCCCGCGCCGAGGACTTCGACCGGCTGGTGCGCCTGGTGGAGCACCGGAAGCTGCCGGTGCTGTCCGAGCCGTCGCTGCGGTTCGAGGGCACGGCCGAGCAGCACCGCACGATCTTCCTGGTCGATCCGTCGAACAACGTGCTGGAGTTCAAGAACTACGACGACCCGCGGTTGCAGTACTGA